A window of the Egibacter rhizosphaerae genome harbors these coding sequences:
- a CDS encoding acyl-CoA dehydrogenase family protein encodes MTTLSTATAPHVASNLDEVEDWFGARVAEIDADRAPTRGGLGWLGERGLLDLGAPGLPGSLADMVAIVRAVARQDLASAFSVWAHRAVIEYLARWGGERDAGTLDALRRGARPGSTAMASAFQQAAGLGELTVTATPIDGGWRLDGQVRWASNLYPDTVVVLPAATTGSRDPDDGHDLVVALPLDREGVEVRDEPPLLALQATRSSSIRLEGIEVTGDEVLTERIDPFLASVRPAFLLLQSAFCLGLAEAAAASARDRLDGAAAVFAEDADSLEGRLRTSDARLAALAAEADASTTACDAGELLALRLEVAGLAGEATTLETTVAGGAGYLRTSPTARRLREAAFLPVQSPTEAQLRWELSRSA; translated from the coding sequence GTGACGACGCTGTCGACCGCCACCGCTCCGCACGTCGCCTCCAACCTCGACGAGGTGGAGGACTGGTTCGGCGCCCGCGTCGCCGAGATCGATGCCGACCGAGCCCCGACCCGCGGCGGGCTCGGCTGGCTGGGCGAGCGCGGATTGCTCGATCTCGGGGCGCCGGGTCTGCCCGGATCGCTCGCCGACATGGTCGCCATCGTCCGAGCGGTCGCCCGCCAGGATCTCGCGAGCGCCTTCAGCGTCTGGGCCCACCGTGCGGTCATCGAGTACCTCGCGCGCTGGGGAGGTGAGCGAGACGCGGGGACCCTCGACGCGTTGCGGCGAGGCGCACGCCCGGGTTCCACCGCGATGGCGAGCGCGTTCCAGCAGGCCGCCGGGCTCGGCGAGTTGACCGTGACCGCGACCCCGATCGACGGGGGCTGGCGACTCGACGGGCAGGTCCGGTGGGCGTCGAACCTCTACCCGGACACGGTCGTCGTGCTTCCCGCTGCCACCACGGGCAGCCGCGATCCGGACGACGGGCACGACCTGGTCGTGGCGCTGCCCCTCGACCGGGAGGGCGTGGAGGTGCGCGACGAACCGCCGCTGCTCGCGCTGCAGGCGACCCGTTCGTCCTCGATCCGCCTCGAAGGGATCGAGGTCACCGGGGACGAGGTCCTGACCGAGCGGATCGATCCGTTCCTCGCGAGCGTGCGCCCTGCGTTCCTGCTCCTGCAGTCGGCGTTCTGTCTCGGGCTCGCCGAGGCCGCCGCGGCCTCCGCCCGCGATCGGCTCGACGGTGCGGCCGCCGTGTTCGCCGAGGATGCGGACTCGCTGGAGGGGCGCCTGCGCACCTCGGACGCGCGGCTCGCCGCGCTGGCGGCCGAGGCCGACGCATCAACGACGGCTTGCGACGCCGGCGAGCTGCTCGCGCTGCGGCTCGAGGTCGCCGGGCTCGCCGGCGAGGCGACCACGCTCGAGACCACGGTCGCCGGCGGCGCCGGCTACCTGCGCACCAGTCCGACGGCGCGGCGCCTGCGCGAGGCGGCGTTCCTGCCCGTCCAATCACCTACGGAGGCCCAGCTGCGATGGGAACTCTCACGCTCCGCGTAG
- a CDS encoding DUF1992 domain-containing protein, which produces MTERKPPGMPHETWVDRQIREAQERGEFDDLPSKGKPLPDLDRPRDEMWWVKQLVRRENLSLTPETIALRREVERTLDRIDGMRSERAVRRLVDELNERIREVNARPATGPPSDVAPLDPDEVVRRWRDHVRRQGDGSTGN; this is translated from the coding sequence ATGACCGAGCGGAAACCGCCGGGAATGCCGCACGAGACGTGGGTCGATCGCCAGATCCGCGAAGCGCAGGAGCGCGGCGAGTTCGACGACCTGCCGAGCAAGGGCAAGCCGCTGCCCGACCTCGATCGCCCCCGTGACGAGATGTGGTGGGTCAAGCAGCTCGTGCGGCGCGAGAACCTCTCGCTCACCCCCGAGACGATCGCGCTGCGGCGGGAGGTCGAACGCACTCTCGACCGCATCGACGGGATGCGGTCCGAACGCGCCGTCCGCCGGCTCGTCGACGAGCTGAACGAGCGGATCCGCGAGGTCAACGCGCGTCCCGCCACCGGACCGCCGTCCGATGTGGCGCCACTCGACCCCGACGAGGTCGTGCGGCGCTGGCGCGACCACGTCCGCCGGCAGGGGGATGGCTCCACCGGGAACTAG
- a CDS encoding sugar kinase, producing the protein MSLDIKEAGAARWDCVSLGEVMLRLDPGWTRIRAARSFDVWEGGGEYNVARALASCFGLRTAAVTALVENEVGRLVQGLMQAGGVDTRHVHWTPYDGFGGNGRVGLNFTEKGYGIRPARSVYDRGHTAIAEMRPGDIDWAQLFHEEGVRWFHTGGIYAALAPQSIDVLLEALQVAKASGALVSYDLNYRRGLWAAQGGQERAIEVNRALAPYVDVMLGNEEDFTAALGFEVKGTDPDLAELDPTNFKRMIGEVVGAFPNVQVVGTTLRHATTANRNDWGAIAYAQGAFHQATTREGLEIYDRVGGGDGFASGLIYALLAGKPMPTAVEYGAAHGALTMTTPGDTSMVSLDEVEAAIDARTVRVVR; encoded by the coding sequence ATGAGCCTGGACATCAAGGAGGCGGGGGCAGCCCGCTGGGACTGCGTCTCGCTGGGGGAGGTGATGCTCCGACTCGACCCTGGTTGGACACGGATCCGCGCGGCTCGCTCATTCGACGTCTGGGAGGGCGGGGGCGAGTACAACGTGGCGCGCGCGCTCGCGAGCTGTTTCGGACTGCGCACGGCCGCGGTCACCGCACTGGTCGAGAACGAGGTCGGGCGGCTCGTTCAGGGCCTCATGCAGGCCGGCGGAGTCGATACCCGCCATGTGCACTGGACGCCCTACGACGGGTTCGGGGGCAACGGCCGGGTCGGCCTGAACTTCACGGAGAAGGGTTATGGGATCCGCCCCGCCCGAAGCGTGTACGACCGCGGACACACCGCGATCGCGGAGATGCGGCCCGGGGACATCGATTGGGCACAGCTCTTCCACGAGGAGGGAGTGCGGTGGTTCCACACCGGCGGGATCTACGCGGCGTTGGCGCCCCAGAGCATCGATGTGCTGTTGGAGGCGCTGCAGGTCGCGAAGGCGAGCGGTGCGCTCGTGTCCTACGACCTCAACTACCGCCGGGGGCTCTGGGCGGCTCAGGGGGGGCAGGAGCGTGCGATCGAGGTGAATCGTGCCCTTGCTCCCTACGTCGACGTGATGTTGGGCAACGAGGAGGACTTCACGGCCGCCCTCGGCTTCGAGGTGAAAGGCACTGACCCGGACCTCGCGGAACTCGACCCGACGAACTTCAAGCGGATGATCGGCGAGGTCGTCGGGGCTTTCCCGAACGTTCAGGTCGTCGGTACCACGCTGCGGCATGCCACCACGGCCAACCGCAACGACTGGGGGGCGATCGCCTACGCGCAGGGCGCGTTCCACCAGGCGACGACTCGAGAAGGCCTGGAGATCTACGACCGCGTGGGGGGCGGCGACGGCTTCGCATCAGGGCTGATCTACGCGCTGCTGGCCGGCAAACCGATGCCCACTGCCGTCGAGTACGGGGCCGCCCACGGGGCGCTGACGATGACGACGCCCGGGGACACCT
- a CDS encoding DUF4242 domain-containing protein yields the protein MPLHLIELSPAEPERAAIDGLLERVADVIAGDGGDVIEAQVTADAKRAFIVAEHAADDGPRRALEAGGVAFDTVDPVRLVGAELEDVKARRGSGRYLVEWDLPADLTMDAYLARKKANAPKYAEVPEATFLRTYVREDVDKCLCFYDGEDADAVRRAREAVEAPIDRFHELEER from the coding sequence ATGCCCTTGCATCTGATCGAGCTCTCCCCGGCCGAACCCGAACGTGCCGCGATCGACGGCCTGCTCGAGCGCGTCGCCGACGTCATCGCCGGCGACGGGGGTGACGTCATCGAGGCGCAGGTCACCGCCGACGCGAAGCGGGCGTTCATCGTCGCCGAGCACGCCGCGGACGACGGCCCGCGCCGCGCGCTCGAGGCCGGCGGCGTCGCCTTCGACACCGTCGATCCGGTGCGTCTGGTCGGTGCGGAACTCGAGGACGTCAAGGCACGTCGCGGCAGCGGCCGTTACCTCGTCGAGTGGGACCTGCCCGCCGATCTCACGATGGACGCGTACCTGGCCCGCAAGAAGGCGAACGCGCCCAAGTACGCGGAGGTCCCCGAGGCCACCTTCCTGCGCACCTACGTGCGCGAGGACGTCGACAAGTGCCTCTGCTTCTACGACGGCGAGGACGCCGACGCCGTTCGTCGCGCCCGCGAGGCCGTCGAGGCCCCGATCGACCGCTTCCACGAACTCGAGGAGCGCTGA
- a CDS encoding ABC transporter substrate-binding protein encodes MSRRRLLRSLGATGALAAGGGVLNACTPGLAETGAAEPVGDPERPLRIGYLPITDATPLVLAEANGHYADAGLTVDEPRLFRGWAPIAEAFQARQVDVVHLLMPMAVHLRFDQGYPARIVAWNHTDGSALTVRHEIDSITDLAGGTVAVPFWYSIHNIALQMLFAEGGLRPVLRGEPDPEAGEVKLLVMAPPDMPPGLEAGSIDGYIVADPFNAAAEVGGIGRILRFTGDVWRQHACCVTVVHDDLVEGHPDRVAAIVGAVARAQLDAREDREATAHVLSGDGDGYLPQPRPVIERALTGIDDPAYRESGAVSRPEWESPRIDFQPFPFPSYTEELVRRMRNTEVEGRDGFLAELEPRRAHRELVAGAFARDAIDELGGPGAFGLTDLARDEQIGV; translated from the coding sequence ATGAGCCGACGTCGGCTGCTCCGCTCGCTCGGTGCCACGGGGGCCCTCGCCGCGGGCGGCGGCGTGCTGAACGCCTGCACCCCCGGACTCGCCGAGACCGGCGCCGCGGAGCCGGTCGGCGATCCCGAGCGACCGCTGCGCATCGGCTACCTGCCGATCACCGACGCGACCCCGCTCGTCCTCGCCGAGGCCAACGGCCACTACGCGGACGCGGGACTCACCGTCGACGAGCCGAGGCTGTTCCGGGGCTGGGCGCCGATCGCCGAAGCCTTCCAGGCGCGCCAGGTCGACGTCGTGCACCTGCTGATGCCGATGGCGGTGCACCTGCGGTTCGACCAGGGCTATCCCGCGCGCATCGTCGCGTGGAACCACACCGACGGGTCGGCCCTCACCGTGCGACACGAGATCGACTCCATCACCGACCTCGCCGGCGGGACGGTCGCGGTGCCGTTCTGGTACTCGATCCACAACATCGCGTTGCAGATGCTGTTCGCCGAGGGGGGCCTGCGGCCGGTGCTCCGCGGTGAACCCGATCCCGAGGCCGGGGAGGTCAAGCTGCTGGTCATGGCGCCGCCGGACATGCCACCGGGGTTGGAGGCCGGGTCGATCGACGGCTACATCGTGGCCGACCCGTTCAACGCGGCCGCCGAGGTCGGCGGGATCGGCCGGATCCTGCGCTTCACCGGCGACGTGTGGCGGCAGCACGCCTGCTGCGTGACCGTCGTGCACGACGACCTGGTCGAGGGCCATCCCGATCGTGTCGCCGCCATCGTCGGTGCGGTGGCCCGCGCGCAACTCGACGCCCGGGAGGATCGCGAGGCGACCGCCCACGTCCTCTCCGGGGACGGCGACGGCTACCTGCCCCAGCCGCGCCCGGTGATCGAGCGCGCACTCACCGGCATCGACGATCCCGCCTACCGGGAATCGGGCGCGGTCTCGCGCCCCGAGTGGGAGAGTCCGCGCATCGACTTCCAACCGTTCCCCTTCCCCTCCTACACCGAGGAGCTGGTGCGGCGGATGCGCAACACGGAGGTCGAGGGCCGCGACGGGTTCCTCGCCGAGCTCGAGCCCCGGCGCGCACACCGTGAGCTCGTCGCCGGCGCGTTCGCACGCGACGCGATCGACGAGCTGGGCGGGCCCGGGGCGTTCGGCCTCACCGACCTCGCCCGCGACGAGCAGATCGGGGTCTGA
- a CDS encoding ABC transporter permease: MAATPTPEPIAPAFLPQRGAGGGRARATGRRAGLALVGAGLTVVLWWLVTAVLPADDAMLVRFGPGPAFAALVELVGGGVLAPHALDSLRRLAGGLAIAAALGVPAGLLIGLVSTVHQAAGPVLQFARMISPLSWAPVAIIAFGVGDGPVVFLIAVAAVWPLLMNTVAGVGELEPGWPMVARSLGASRWEVVRHVVVPGVRPHVRTGSRVAVGIAWVVLVPAEMLGVDSGLGYYVLDSRDRLAYDDLTATILVIGALGFVIDALTQRLTASRRG; this comes from the coding sequence GTGGCAGCCACCCCCACGCCCGAGCCCATCGCCCCGGCCTTCCTCCCCCAGCGCGGCGCGGGAGGCGGGCGTGCCCGCGCCACCGGCCGGCGTGCCGGTCTCGCGCTCGTCGGAGCCGGGCTGACCGTCGTGCTGTGGTGGCTGGTCACGGCCGTGCTGCCCGCCGACGACGCGATGCTCGTCCGGTTCGGGCCCGGTCCGGCGTTCGCCGCGCTCGTCGAGCTGGTCGGCGGGGGAGTGCTCGCTCCCCACGCGCTCGACAGCCTCCGTCGGCTCGCGGGCGGACTCGCGATCGCGGCGGCCCTCGGCGTGCCCGCGGGGCTGCTCATCGGGCTGGTCTCGACCGTCCACCAAGCCGCCGGCCCGGTGCTGCAGTTCGCGCGGATGATCTCGCCGTTGTCGTGGGCACCGGTCGCGATCATCGCGTTCGGGGTCGGCGACGGGCCGGTCGTGTTCCTCATCGCGGTCGCAGCCGTCTGGCCGCTCCTGATGAACACCGTCGCGGGCGTCGGCGAGCTCGAGCCGGGGTGGCCGATGGTGGCGCGCAGCCTCGGGGCGAGCCGCTGGGAGGTGGTGCGCCACGTCGTCGTACCCGGGGTGCGGCCCCACGTGCGCACGGGCTCCCGGGTAGCGGTCGGGATCGCCTGGGTCGTGCTCGTGCCCGCGGAGATGCTCGGCGTCGACTCCGGGCTCGGGTACTACGTGCTCGACAGCCGCGACCGGCTCGCCTACGACGACCTGACGGCGACGATCCTCGTCATCGGGGCGCTCGGGTTCGTGATCGACGCCCTCACGCAGCGCTTGACCGCGTCGCGCCGCGGTTGA
- a CDS encoding ABC transporter ATP-binding protein gives MGTLTLRVADGTKRYGPYEPAVLCGLDLAVGEGEWFALIGPSGSGKSTLLRILAGLDELSDGQVMFPATGAPPRAATVFQQPLLLPWLDVRANITLAERFRANDDLVVDADALLATVGLGELIDADVTRLSGGQAQRVALARALARRPELLLLDEPLGALDPASRADLQDHLRRVRRETALTAVFVTHDVDEALLLGDRVGLLSGGAVARTWDVEGIDRDGLRDHPLRDEVVAAYREDTTAVSDAAEAP, from the coding sequence ATGGGAACTCTCACGCTCCGCGTAGCCGACGGCACCAAGCGATACGGCCCCTACGAGCCGGCGGTCCTGTGCGGCCTCGACCTCGCGGTCGGCGAGGGGGAGTGGTTCGCGCTGATCGGCCCCAGCGGGTCCGGGAAGTCGACGCTCCTGCGCATCCTGGCCGGTCTCGACGAGCTCAGCGACGGTCAGGTCATGTTCCCGGCCACCGGCGCCCCGCCCCGGGCGGCGACGGTGTTCCAGCAGCCGCTGCTGCTGCCCTGGCTCGATGTGCGAGCCAACATCACGCTCGCCGAGCGGTTCCGAGCGAACGACGACCTCGTCGTCGACGCCGACGCACTGCTCGCCACCGTCGGGCTCGGCGAGCTGATCGACGCCGACGTGACGCGGCTTTCCGGGGGACAGGCACAGCGGGTCGCGCTGGCCAGGGCCCTGGCCCGGCGCCCCGAGCTGCTGCTGCTGGATGAACCCCTCGGGGCGCTCGATCCCGCCAGCCGAGCCGATCTGCAGGACCACCTGCGCCGGGTGCGCCGGGAGACGGCGCTGACCGCGGTGTTCGTCACCCACGACGTCGACGAGGCGCTGCTGCTCGGCGACCGCGTGGGCCTGCTGTCCGGCGGTGCCGTCGCGCGGACGTGGGACGTCGAGGGGATCGACCGCGACGGGCTCCGGGACCACCCGCTGCGCGATGAGGTCGTCGCCGCGTACCGCGAGGACACCACTGCTGTCTCGGACGCGGCGGAGGCGCCGTGA
- a CDS encoding IclR family transcriptional regulator, with the protein MANETSEREAKSAVRTIQILERLTEPDGPTLAELARDLGAPKSSIHAVVQTLIRRGWVDRDGAGRLSIGGRALLVGTAYLDADPVVALARPVLDELVAELDETVHLGRLDGTDIVYLAKRESTQQLRMFSAVGRRLPAYATALGKALLAQLPEDRLEAHLPERLEALTEATLTDRGELRDQLAQIRAQGWSADEGENSEGIACLAVAVPLHDPPQDALSCSVPTVRFGPERREAVRQRLLRARDELAHTRALA; encoded by the coding sequence GTGGCGAACGAGACGAGCGAGCGGGAAGCCAAGTCGGCGGTCCGAACCATCCAGATCCTCGAACGGCTCACCGAACCCGACGGGCCGACCCTCGCGGAACTGGCGCGCGACCTCGGAGCCCCGAAGAGCAGCATCCATGCCGTGGTGCAAACCCTGATCCGCCGCGGATGGGTCGACCGTGACGGCGCGGGGAGGCTGAGCATCGGCGGGCGAGCGCTCCTGGTGGGCACCGCCTACCTGGACGCCGACCCGGTCGTGGCACTCGCGCGCCCGGTCCTGGACGAGCTGGTCGCCGAACTCGACGAGACCGTGCACCTCGGCCGTCTCGACGGGACGGACATCGTCTACCTCGCCAAGCGCGAGTCGACTCAGCAGCTGCGCATGTTCTCGGCCGTCGGACGCCGGTTGCCCGCCTACGCGACCGCGCTCGGCAAGGCCCTCCTCGCCCAGCTGCCCGAGGACCGGTTGGAGGCACACCTTCCCGAGCGGCTCGAAGCGCTCACCGAGGCGACCCTCACCGACCGCGGGGAGCTACGCGACCAGCTGGCACAGATCCGAGCCCAGGGCTGGTCGGCTGACGAAGGCGAGAACAGCGAGGGGATCGCGTGCCTCGCGGTCGCGGTGCCCTTGCACGATCCCCCTCAGGACGCCCTGTCGTGTTCGGTGCCCACGGTGCGGTTCGGGCCAGAGCGCCGGGAGGCCGTCCGCCAACGGCTCCTACGCGCCCGCGACGAGCTCGCACACACGCGGGCACTGGCATGA
- a CDS encoding bifunctional 4-hydroxy-2-oxoglutarate aldolase/2-dehydro-3-deoxy-phosphogluconate aldolase (catalyzes the formation of pyruvate and glyoxylate from 4-hydroxy-2-oxoglutarate; or pyruvate and D-glyceraldehyde 3-phosphate from 2-dehydro-3-deoxy-D-glyconate 6-phosphate), with protein MARFTRLEALVVMLRQGFVPLFHDPDPDRASKALHAVAAGGGRTLEFTHRGDGAYEVFLELERVCQRELPHVVLGAGSVPDAETASLYLNAGASFVVSSTLDPDVARVCNRRKVGYLPGCATPTEIARAEELGAEIVKVFPGGAAGGPELIRSVLGPSRWSRLMPTGGVAPTTDSLSAWFDAGAACVGLGSQLLPSNELAEGHWQAITDRVAATARLVTECRPRPAEEWS; from the coding sequence ATGGCTCGGTTCACTCGCCTTGAGGCCCTGGTGGTGATGCTCCGCCAGGGCTTCGTCCCGCTCTTCCACGATCCGGACCCGGACCGTGCGTCGAAGGCGCTGCACGCCGTCGCAGCCGGCGGGGGGCGGACCCTCGAGTTCACGCATCGCGGCGATGGTGCCTACGAGGTCTTCCTGGAGCTCGAACGCGTCTGTCAGCGGGAACTGCCGCACGTGGTGCTCGGCGCGGGTTCCGTGCCCGATGCGGAGACCGCGTCGCTGTACCTGAACGCGGGGGCGTCGTTCGTCGTCTCCTCGACGCTGGACCCCGACGTCGCGAGAGTCTGCAATCGTCGCAAGGTCGGGTACCTGCCGGGCTGCGCGACCCCGACCGAGATCGCGCGGGCCGAAGAGCTGGGCGCCGAGATCGTCAAGGTCTTCCCGGGGGGCGCGGCTGGGGGTCCCGAGCTCATCCGTTCGGTGCTGGGGCCGTCGCGATGGTCGCGGCTCATGCCCACCGGGGGCGTCGCACCGACGACGGATTCGCTGAGCGCGTGGTTCGACGCGGGAGCCGCGTGCGTCGGGCTCGGCTCGCAGCTGCTCCCGTCGAACGAGCTCGCTGAGGGCCACTGGCAGGCCATCACCGACCGTGTGGCGGCGACTGCGCGTCTGGTTACCGAATGCCGCCCCCGGCCCGCAGAGGAGTGGTCATGA
- a CDS encoding glutaminase translates to MTRADERDQRSSADGAQGPHDLDPTVTGDLDEVLAGALEHARPYAEEGTLPTRAPSVAEVDPTRFGIAAVELDGTEHVAGEADTPFPIQSISKVFSLVLAMQKAEDGRGIEAELWQRVGVEPSGDPFNSLVQLEHEEGVPRNPMINAGALIVDDVLVTHCEDPPGDMRSLVSELAGEPLDLDGTVLEQDGESGHRNRAMAYLMSSFGNLRNPIDRVLDTYVHQCAVSMTTRQLARAVRFLANHGVDPATGRQVLEPASARRVAAIMLTCGTYDAAGEFAFNVGLPCKSGVAGGIVGTVTDTMGVCVWSPPLAPSGNSAGGTAALAYLAERLRISLF, encoded by the coding sequence ATGACCCGCGCGGACGAGCGCGACCAACGGTCGTCCGCGGATGGTGCGCAAGGGCCGCACGACCTCGATCCGACGGTCACCGGGGACCTCGACGAGGTCCTGGCGGGAGCGCTCGAGCACGCCCGCCCGTACGCCGAGGAGGGCACGCTTCCGACCCGGGCCCCGTCGGTGGCCGAGGTCGATCCGACCCGCTTCGGCATCGCCGCGGTGGAACTCGACGGGACGGAGCACGTGGCCGGTGAGGCCGACACGCCCTTCCCCATCCAGAGCATCTCGAAGGTCTTCTCGCTCGTGCTCGCGATGCAGAAGGCCGAAGACGGGCGCGGCATCGAGGCCGAGCTCTGGCAGCGGGTCGGCGTCGAGCCCTCGGGGGACCCGTTCAACTCGCTCGTTCAGCTCGAGCACGAGGAAGGTGTCCCGCGCAACCCGATGATCAACGCGGGTGCGCTCATCGTCGACGACGTCCTGGTGACCCACTGCGAGGACCCGCCGGGCGACATGCGGTCGCTCGTGAGCGAGCTCGCCGGCGAGCCGCTCGACCTCGACGGGACCGTCCTCGAGCAGGACGGGGAATCGGGTCACCGCAACCGGGCGATGGCCTACCTGATGAGCTCGTTCGGCAACCTCCGGAACCCGATCGATCGAGTGCTCGACACCTACGTCCACCAGTGCGCCGTCTCGATGACCACCCGTCAGCTGGCGCGGGCCGTGCGGTTCCTGGCGAACCATGGTGTGGACCCGGCGACGGGCCGCCAGGTCCTGGAACCGGCCTCGGCCCGCCGCGTCGCCGCGATCATGCTCACCTGCGGGACGTACGACGCCGCGGGCGAGTTCGCGTTCAACGTCGGGCTGCCCTGCAAGAGCGGGGTCGCCGGCGGCATCGTCGGGACCGTCACCGACACGATGGGCGTCTGCGTCTGGTCCCCGCCGCTGGCGCCGTCGGGCAACTCGGCCGGAGGGACCGCGGCCCTCGCCTACCTCGCGGAGCGGCTGCGGATCTCGCTCTTCTAG